One window from the genome of Enterobacter asburiae encodes:
- a CDS encoding DUF3461 family protein, translating to MYDNLKSLGITNPDEIDRYSLRQEANNDILKIYFHKDKGEFFAKSVKFKYPRQRKTVVADGVGQGYKEVQEISPNLRYVIDELDQICQRDRTEVDLKRKILDDLRHLENVVTNKISEIEADLEKLTRK from the coding sequence ATGTACGATAATCTGAAAAGTCTGGGCATTACCAATCCTGATGAAATTGATCGTTACAGCCTCCGTCAGGAAGCCAATAACGATATTCTGAAAATCTATTTTCACAAGGACAAAGGAGAGTTTTTCGCCAAAAGCGTGAAGTTTAAATATCCACGCCAGCGTAAGACCGTTGTCGCTGACGGTGTAGGACAGGGATACAAAGAAGTACAGGAAATCAGCCCTAACCTGCGCTACGTGATCGATGAACTCGATCAGATCTGCCAGCGCGACCGCACCGAAGTCGATCTCAAGCGTAAGATCCTTGACGATCTGCGTCACCTTGAAAACGTTGTAACGAATAAGATCAGCGAGATTGAAGCGGATCTTGAGAAATTAACGCGGAAATAA
- a CDS encoding IS4 family transposase: MPLQTVCQKFFSASLPDIHSFRVNVLVSMAVALTHGANLTLTSLGRTLPGRAHVKNKIKRVDRALGNTALHRDIPRIQHLLTHTITSLMPFCIIAVDWTGWHDRNWHLLRASLVCNGRSLPLMSEVVPAELAQNSDVQCRFLDRLHDAIPKDKAVTIITDAGFRTDWFRHVSLLGWRFTGRVRGCISFRLEDEKKWMKISELEATGQPVCVGYGVLSRKPRTPCYGRFYLHRRPEAGRHGKGGMPKTQREHRSSAREPWLLFSNAEGLEPHQIMALYSRRMQIEQNFRDDKSPRFGFGLRLSRSQGKGRLEVLNMVAAMASLVMWLAGYRAERQCLHWHYQASSIRHRRVLSYLSLAEEVIRHEPGKVRRLNIGNEMKKLGKEYSNMVMVA, encoded by the coding sequence GTGCCTTTACAGACAGTCTGCCAGAAATTTTTCTCCGCGTCTTTACCTGACATTCACAGCTTCCGGGTCAATGTCCTTGTTTCCATGGCCGTCGCCCTCACGCACGGGGCCAACCTGACCCTGACCAGCCTTGGACGTACCCTTCCCGGCAGGGCGCACGTCAAAAATAAAATTAAACGTGTCGACCGTGCCCTGGGTAATACCGCCCTTCACCGTGATATTCCCCGTATTCAGCACCTGCTCACACATACCATCACCTCCCTGATGCCCTTCTGCATAATTGCTGTCGACTGGACAGGCTGGCATGACAGGAACTGGCATCTTCTGCGGGCAAGCCTGGTCTGTAATGGGCGTTCACTTCCGCTTATGAGTGAGGTTGTTCCCGCAGAGCTGGCACAGAACAGTGATGTCCAGTGCCGCTTCCTTGACCGCCTGCATGATGCCATCCCGAAAGATAAAGCCGTCACCATCATTACGGATGCAGGCTTCCGGACAGACTGGTTCCGGCATGTGAGCCTGCTGGGCTGGCGCTTCACCGGCAGGGTCAGGGGCTGTATCAGCTTCCGGCTGGAGGATGAGAAAAAGTGGATGAAAATCAGTGAGCTTGAGGCTACCGGACAACCGGTCTGCGTGGGTTACGGTGTCCTGTCCCGTAAACCACGAACGCCCTGTTACGGCCGGTTTTATCTGCACAGGCGCCCGGAAGCAGGGCGTCACGGAAAGGGAGGAATGCCAAAAACACAGCGGGAACACCGCAGCAGCGCCCGTGAGCCCTGGCTGCTGTTCAGTAATGCAGAGGGACTGGAGCCACACCAGATAATGGCGCTGTACAGCCGCCGAATGCAGATAGAACAGAACTTCCGGGACGACAAAAGTCCCCGCTTCGGGTTCGGTCTGAGGCTGAGCCGGAGTCAGGGAAAAGGGCGGCTGGAAGTGCTGAATATGGTCGCGGCAATGGCAAGTCTGGTGATGTGGCTGGCAGGTTACAGGGCAGAAAGACAGTGTTTACACTGGCACTATCAGGCAAGCAGCATCAGGCACAGGCGGGTGCTGTCATACCTGAGTCTGGCAGAAGAAGTCATCCGGCATGAGCCTGGAAAAGTGAGACG